The Neochlamydia sp. S13 genome has a segment encoding these proteins:
- a CDS encoding glycosyltransferase has translation MQEYLKNFFEFYSRGDLVAAVSQIIYSPEPTYDTLQPANEWVKQVINFVDAAVFGKSLEARYQLMLINHLKQDHPPLYEKAINDLKVEESFLLFLLSFACQEKEPSGLGKNAPPFLEKIFQAEQGRIPLSPEAIKEILVLVPNNFKTLFEFHLRMAAGWQHLLQCKSSYLLSLNCQYGEAHPWYPLQYSLFPPSLEELPLDRIPVIFFEPLKEDLTNFLEKFKECPAVFAFTSLAIFFQMLQFPAFVQAAGEAHHLIYILEFYPHAQISFQNFKDFLGKEFYPIFFIPTSHLRVYAPALMQALQACFSQPYSEFNVDTPLGNGLYEIAKRLRFSIQQDRLGFSRLPALYMREGQLKWYDTHKGLPSSSQFLGPEAPDKMQVLLSDLAKKRTVRARLAKDKIKVAHIVPQIACGGHAPTRLLQNLVLHHNSLNIEPMVISTEILTENLLEYPYNFYTSSSSLQRGEPLIYQFQTLGVSTLIHEKPTTYLHRAHHLSSLLKEAKIDVAVFHGPDTVNTLAAQMVDVPLRVLLEHGSQPTYPGFDLAIVSTDTAVEVYQDLYKKIRTQVVALPFALDVRKNWLPQPYEKKSLGLPEDSLVMTTISTKLDTRLTNELCYAIAEILQKVPQAVYAPIGAISNLERIRKIFREYGVDNRFYYLGPLANPSQYARSMHLYLNEFPFGSCLAILDAMASGCPVVTMFDVKGPQQARYGGIFMGIDRAVTTGKKEEYIQLACHLLTNPAMHKEWSHHAKKQYEQFADVKRYVKSFEEIIFKAYGEF, from the coding sequence ATGCAGGAATATCTAAAAAACTTTTTTGAATTTTATAGCCGGGGAGACCTAGTAGCTGCTGTAAGCCAGATTATCTACTCTCCGGAGCCTACCTATGATACCCTTCAACCTGCTAACGAATGGGTAAAGCAGGTAATCAATTTTGTAGATGCGGCAGTTTTTGGCAAAAGTCTAGAAGCTAGATATCAATTAATGCTTATAAATCATTTGAAGCAAGATCATCCTCCCCTGTATGAGAAAGCTATTAATGATTTAAAAGTGGAAGAAAGTTTCTTATTGTTTCTTCTCTCTTTTGCTTGCCAGGAAAAAGAACCTTCTGGTCTTGGTAAAAATGCTCCTCCTTTCCTTGAAAAAATTTTTCAAGCTGAACAAGGAAGGATACCTTTATCCCCTGAAGCTATCAAAGAAATTTTAGTTTTAGTCCCCAACAATTTTAAAACCCTATTTGAATTTCATCTACGTATGGCCGCTGGATGGCAACACCTTCTTCAATGTAAATCTTCTTATCTTTTAAGTCTTAATTGCCAATATGGGGAGGCTCATCCTTGGTATCCTTTACAATATTCTTTATTTCCTCCCTCTTTGGAAGAGCTGCCTTTAGATAGAATTCCTGTAATTTTTTTTGAGCCATTAAAGGAAGATTTAACAAATTTTTTGGAAAAGTTTAAAGAATGCCCAGCGGTTTTTGCTTTTACTTCCCTAGCTATTTTTTTTCAAATGCTGCAGTTTCCAGCTTTTGTGCAAGCGGCAGGGGAAGCTCATCATCTTATTTATATTTTAGAGTTTTACCCTCATGCACAAATAAGCTTTCAAAATTTTAAAGATTTCTTAGGCAAAGAATTTTACCCCATTTTTTTTATTCCTACTTCTCATTTGCGTGTGTATGCTCCCGCGCTGATGCAGGCTTTACAAGCTTGTTTTTCCCAACCTTATTCTGAATTTAATGTGGATACCCCGCTAGGCAATGGGCTATACGAAATTGCCAAACGCCTACGGTTCTCTATTCAACAAGACCGTTTAGGCTTTAGTCGCCTGCCTGCTTTATATATGCGAGAGGGACAGCTTAAGTGGTATGATACCCACAAGGGCTTGCCTTCTTCTAGCCAATTCCTGGGCCCAGAAGCCCCGGATAAGATGCAGGTTTTGCTCTCCGATCTAGCTAAAAAAAGAACTGTAAGAGCTCGCCTAGCGAAAGATAAAATAAAAGTAGCGCATATTGTTCCTCAAATTGCCTGTGGAGGCCATGCTCCCACGCGCTTATTACAGAATTTAGTGCTTCATCATAATTCTTTAAATATTGAACCCATGGTAATAAGTACAGAAATATTAACTGAAAATCTTTTAGAATATCCCTACAATTTTTATACCTCTTCATCTTCTTTGCAAAGAGGGGAGCCGCTAATCTACCAATTCCAAACTTTAGGGGTTTCTACTCTTATCCATGAAAAGCCGACGACTTATTTGCATAGAGCTCATCATTTAAGCTCTTTACTCAAAGAGGCTAAAATAGATGTAGCAGTTTTCCATGGTCCCGATACGGTTAATACGCTGGCGGCGCAGATGGTAGATGTGCCGCTAAGGGTTTTATTAGAGCATGGTAGTCAGCCTACTTATCCCGGCTTTGACCTAGCTATTGTTAGTACAGATACAGCTGTAGAAGTTTACCAAGACTTGTACAAAAAAATTCGTACGCAAGTTGTTGCGTTGCCTTTTGCTTTGGATGTCCGAAAAAACTGGCTTCCTCAGCCTTATGAAAAAAAATCTTTAGGGTTACCTGAGGATAGCCTGGTGATGACTACTATATCCACTAAATTAGATACACGGCTGACAAATGAGCTATGTTATGCCATCGCTGAAATTCTTCAAAAAGTCCCTCAGGCTGTCTATGCCCCTATAGGAGCTATTAGCAATTTGGAAAGAATAAGAAAAATATTTAGAGAATATGGGGTAGATAATCGTTTCTATTATCTAGGGCCCCTGGCTAATCCCAGTCAATATGCACGCTCTATGCATCTATATTTAAATGAGTTTCCTTTTGGAAGTTGTTTGGCTATTTTAGATGCAATGGCTTCGGGTTGTCCTGTAGTCACTATGTTTGATGTTAAGGGTCCTCAGCAAGCTCGCTATGGGGGGATTTTTATGGGAATCGATCGGGCTGTAACTACGGGAAAGAAAGAGGAATATATTCAGCTTGCTTGCCATTTGCTAACCAATCCAGCCATGCATAAAGAGTGGTCTCATCATGCAAAAAAGCAATATGAGCAATTTGCTGATGTTAAAAGATATGTAAAGTCATTTGAAGAAATTATTTTTAAAGCCTACGGAGAATTTTAA
- a CDS encoding leucine-rich repeat domain-containing protein — translation MYPISLTSIESLPNELLLPILEACAVPSLFSVCKRWQHLLASEVMPSLYKQIGKVHVSQGDINKQAFILDRIYELDDRLSEGEKAKAIFKEAFTLAKSLAPAELEFKWKTQEKRCFTLANYSSYLLNINRLLLWKKLPGGAEYLSQEKIKYLPLEKQGELLRGWIEENCNNFTDLDLSGVGLTYLPPEICQLSQLQTLDLYQNQLTTLPAEIGQLSQLQELHLRENQLTALPAEIGQLYELQELHLRENQLTSLPAEIGQLFKLQTLDLSENQLTALPAETGQLSQLLWLDSSQNQLTSLPAEIGQLSQLQEIDLSQNQLISLPAEIGQLSQLQRLYLNQNQLTSLPAEIGQLSQLQEIDLSQNQLISLPAEIGQLSQLQRLHLRENQLTTLPAEIGQLSQLISLGLRENQITALPAKIGRLSRLEELYLHQNQLTSLPVEIGQLSRLTKLELAENPLEDIADRIWQLFLFRIAVSDL, via the coding sequence ATGTATCCTATCTCATTGACATCTATCGAAAGCTTGCCCAATGAATTGCTGCTCCCTATCTTAGAGGCCTGCGCAGTTCCTTCCTTATTTAGCGTCTGTAAAAGATGGCAACATCTGTTGGCTTCTGAAGTGATGCCTTCTCTTTATAAACAAATAGGTAAAGTACATGTTTCCCAAGGGGATATTAACAAGCAGGCTTTTATTTTAGATAGGATTTATGAGCTGGATGATAGGCTTTCTGAAGGAGAAAAAGCTAAGGCAATCTTTAAGGAGGCCTTTACTCTAGCTAAATCCCTTGCTCCTGCGGAGCTAGAATTTAAATGGAAAACCCAGGAAAAAAGGTGTTTTACTCTGGCTAATTACTCTTCTTATCTCTTAAATATTAATCGCCTTTTACTTTGGAAAAAACTTCCTGGGGGAGCGGAATACTTAAGTCAAGAAAAAATCAAGTATTTACCTTTAGAAAAACAAGGGGAGCTTCTTAGAGGTTGGATTGAAGAAAATTGTAATAACTTCACAGATTTAGATTTATCTGGAGTAGGCTTGACTTATTTACCCCCAGAAATATGCCAGTTATCTCAGCTGCAAACCCTTGACTTATATCAAAACCAGCTCACCACCCTGCCTGCAGAAATTGGACAGCTGTCTCAGCTGCAAGAGCTTCACTTAAGAGAAAACCAGCTCACCGCCCTGCCTGCAGAAATCGGGCAGCTGTATGAGCTGCAAGAGCTTCACTTAAGAGAAAACCAGCTCACCAGCCTTCCTGCAGAAATCGGGCAGCTGTTTAAGCTGCAAACGCTTGACTTAAGTGAAAACCAGCTCACCGCTCTGCCTGCAGAAACAGGCCAATTGTCTCAGCTGCTATGGCTTGATTCAAGCCAAAACCAGCTCACCAGTCTGCCTGCAGAAATCGGGCAGCTGTCTCAGCTGCAAGAGATTGATTTAAGCCAAAACCAGCTCATCAGCCTTCCTGCAGAAATCGGGCAATTGTCTCAGCTGCAAAGGCTTTACTTAAATCAAAACCAGCTCACCAGTCTGCCTGCAGAAATCGGGCAGCTGTCTCAGCTGCAAGAGATTGATTTAAGCCAAAACCAGCTCATCAGCCTTCCTGCAGAAATCGGGCAATTGTCTCAGCTGCAAAGGCTTCACTTAAGAGAAAACCAGCTCACCACCCTGCCTGCAGAAATCGGGCAGCTGTCTCAGCTGATATCGCTTGGCTTAAGAGAAAACCAGATCACCGCTCTGCCTGCAAAAATAGGACGGTTGTCTCGGCTGGAAGAGCTTTACTTGCATCAAAACCAGCTCACCAGCCTGCCTGTAGAAATCGGGCAGCTGTCTCGGCTTACCAAGCTTGAACTAGCAGAAAATCCTTTGGAAGATATTGCAGACAGAATATGGCAGCTTTTTCTATTTAGAATAGCCGTAAGTGATCTTTAA